A genomic window from Pseudomonadota bacterium includes:
- a CDS encoding ABC transporter ATP-binding protein/permease — MSTVYIQAGAEGKPGGSAAQGVVGTGQVSWGFFLRFLWKYARPYRKNLSVALLASLPMASAAGAAPWIFKKVTQMLETQAELLPVLTWLVIGLLIMLARNFLEIVNQYIMTVLHVRIMNDMRVDLYRQIHEGSLDLHVRTRTGEIASLVSNDVSAAAGGVIQLFTAFWLNPLLIICLVGVMIYFNFMLAVLVIVSMPILTLVVTHFGRKAQNAERSFLDSQGNMLGTIIESLTNVKQIKSFSLERLHIDKIIRIGEELVRQRKKAVFLQSAASPISDLTNGIALIGMVVLAYYQVSQGLTTIGAVVGCLAAAYSIKNPVKQLSRAVVELQRGFAAVQRITWLFNQLSETGREEKLEARIKTISFRDVGFSYDGRRPVLTDINIEIKQGQRIAVIGPSGSGKTTLVDLLIGFYPSGAGMIYINNKAITDISVHSLREQIGIVTQEPFLFDTTIEENIRYGCLEATPEEILAAARLAGCEEIIDRLPDGMHSTVGERGERLSGGERKRIALARALVRPISVLILDEATSELDTGTEKGILESVDKLAGELIVIHISHRRSIMEHSDRIMLLENGRLREVAPEELSDPERNNTGPLFSQTETGAAPRNS, encoded by the coding sequence ATGAGTACCGTATATATTCAGGCCGGCGCAGAAGGAAAACCGGGGGGCTCTGCTGCGCAGGGAGTCGTGGGGACAGGCCAGGTTTCATGGGGCTTTTTCCTGCGTTTCCTTTGGAAATATGCGCGGCCGTATCGGAAAAATCTGTCAGTTGCGCTTCTGGCGTCCCTTCCCATGGCAAGTGCTGCCGGGGCTGCACCCTGGATTTTCAAAAAAGTCACACAGATGCTTGAGACGCAGGCAGAGCTCCTTCCGGTATTGACCTGGCTGGTTATCGGGTTGTTAATCATGCTCGCGAGAAATTTTCTTGAGATTGTCAATCAGTATATCATGACCGTTCTGCATGTGCGGATCATGAACGACATGCGAGTGGATTTATACCGGCAGATTCATGAAGGATCCCTTGATCTGCATGTCCGGACCAGGACAGGAGAAATCGCAAGTCTTGTGAGTAACGACGTGTCCGCTGCGGCAGGCGGTGTCATTCAGCTTTTTACCGCATTCTGGCTCAATCCGCTGCTGATCATCTGTCTGGTCGGGGTGATGATTTATTTCAATTTCATGCTTGCTGTCCTGGTCATTGTTTCCATGCCGATTCTGACCCTTGTTGTGACACATTTCGGTCGCAAGGCCCAGAACGCCGAACGGTCTTTTCTTGACAGCCAGGGGAATATGCTCGGCACGATCATCGAATCCCTTACCAATGTAAAACAGATTAAATCCTTTTCATTGGAGCGGCTGCACATTGATAAAATTATCAGGATCGGTGAAGAGCTTGTCCGGCAACGGAAAAAGGCGGTCTTCCTGCAGTCGGCCGCCTCGCCGATTTCAGACCTGACCAACGGCATCGCCCTCATCGGTATGGTGGTGCTGGCGTATTATCAGGTTTCCCAGGGGTTAACGACCATCGGCGCAGTTGTCGGCTGTCTTGCCGCTGCATACAGCATCAAGAATCCAGTAAAGCAATTATCCCGAGCGGTTGTCGAACTGCAGCGAGGGTTTGCCGCCGTGCAGAGGATTACCTGGCTTTTCAATCAGCTGAGCGAGACCGGCAGAGAGGAAAAGCTTGAGGCGAGGATCAAAACCATCAGTTTCCGTGATGTGGGCTTTTCCTATGACGGACGCAGGCCGGTGTTAACCGATATTAATATTGAAATAAAACAGGGGCAGAGGATTGCGGTGATCGGCCCCAGCGGTTCCGGTAAGACGACGCTGGTTGATCTGTTGATCGGTTTTTATCCCAGCGGGGCCGGGATGATTTACATCAACAACAAGGCGATAACTGACATTTCAGTTCATTCATTGCGTGAACAGATCGGCATAGTTACCCAGGAACCTTTTCTTTTTGATACGACCATTGAGGAAAACATCCGTTACGGCTGCCTTGAGGCGACGCCGGAAGAGATTCTCGCTGCGGCACGGCTCGCCGGCTGCGAAGAAATCATCGATCGGTTGCCGGACGGCATGCATTCAACCGTTGGCGAAAGGGGTGAGCGTCTGTCCGGCGGTGAACGAAAACGGATCGCCCTGGCCAGAGCACTGGTGCGGCCGATATCCGTGCTGATCCTGGATGAAGCGACCAGTGAGCTTGATACGGGAACCGAAAAAGGAATTCTTGAATCCGTTGACAAGCTTGCAGGCGAGCTCATCGTTATTCATATTTCACACCGCAGGAGCATCATGGAACACAGCGATCGCATCATGCTTCTTGAAAACGGACGGCTGCGGGAAGTAGCCCCGGAAGAGTTGTCAGACCCGGAAAGGAACAATACCGGCCCGCTTTTCTCACAAACTGAGACGGGAGCAGCTCCGCGCAACAGCTAG
- a CDS encoding cation-translocating P-type ATPase translates to MNYYRSSVEEVLTGLKTSKSGLSEEEANKRQEEYGLNELETKSAINPLLIFISQFKSFIIYILLFAVVFSLVIGEYVDSTIILIILLANAFIGFFQELSAHKSLEALKQMTAIQATVIRNGERRSLDARFLVPGDIIFLEAGDKAPADVRIIQATRLKVEESALTGESVPVDKNDVSLDRDVQIGSQSNMLFASTSIVTGNALAVVTGTGMLTEIGKITRLIKEATEEMTPLQRRLDVFGKKLGYAIVAICFIVFIASFARDYMTSGVVSSEAFIAFAFIAISLAVAAVPTALPAVVTIALSVGVKRLLRKKALVRKLSSVETLGSCDVICTDKTGTLTENKMTVRRAWTLDGEALITGAGYDPQGELSVPLDSLLFQIGLVCNNATLRKKDAGWVITGDPTEAALLVSARKAGVDLEVQREDELPFDSDRKLMSVLATLENRQRMFVKGAPDQILKKCTHVLINRESVEITDQFREQVMQQNDRFASDAMRVLSFACKEINAGADFIEENLIFVGLQAMIDPPRPDVIESIKKTKLAGIRTIMITGDYKETAKAIGLEIGITGKVLTGDELDSMDDAALASALKDETNIFARVIPEHKQRIVGLLQQDGHVVAMTGDGVNDAPALKKANIGVAVGSGTEVAKEAADFVLLDDSFSHIVNAIEEGRGIYDNIQKSIMLLLSGNLGEVLIIFLAVIFGLNLPLTAILLLWINMVTDGAPALAYSVDPYGEKIMHRKPKPRSEGILPLRHLVLIGVLGVIGTIIALLIFIRFGGAAGSDELILGQTMVFNFVVLYEVILVFVIRTGYQVPFFSNPWIWASVVFSIALQALLMYTPLYSLFKIVPLSIPELGFLALGGCAFYVGFLIYHYAVSPLLFGRRGF, encoded by the coding sequence ATGAATTATTACAGATCATCGGTTGAAGAGGTTCTTACCGGCCTCAAGACTTCAAAATCCGGACTCAGTGAAGAAGAGGCCAACAAGAGGCAGGAAGAATATGGCCTGAACGAACTTGAGACAAAATCAGCGATCAACCCGCTGCTGATTTTCATCAGCCAGTTTAAAAGTTTCATCATCTATATTCTTCTTTTCGCGGTGGTTTTTTCCCTGGTCATTGGCGAATATGTTGACTCGACAATTATCCTGATCATCCTTCTGGCCAATGCCTTTATCGGTTTTTTTCAGGAACTTTCCGCCCATAAATCCCTTGAAGCCCTGAAACAGATGACCGCGATTCAGGCAACGGTGATCAGAAATGGTGAGCGGCGCTCCCTTGATGCCCGGTTTCTTGTCCCGGGGGATATCATTTTTCTTGAAGCAGGGGATAAAGCCCCGGCGGACGTCCGCATAATCCAGGCAACGCGTCTCAAGGTTGAAGAATCGGCCCTCACCGGTGAAAGCGTGCCGGTGGATAAGAATGACGTTTCCCTGGATCGGGATGTGCAGATCGGCTCTCAATCCAATATGCTTTTTGCCTCCACATCAATTGTTACCGGCAATGCATTAGCTGTGGTTACCGGCACCGGCATGCTCACCGAGATCGGTAAAATCACCCGCCTGATCAAGGAAGCCACCGAGGAAATGACTCCTCTGCAGCGGCGTCTGGACGTGTTTGGCAAGAAACTCGGCTACGCAATCGTTGCTATCTGTTTTATTGTGTTTATCGCCTCCTTTGCCCGGGATTATATGACTTCAGGCGTGGTTTCCAGCGAGGCTTTCATCGCCTTTGCCTTTATCGCCATAAGTCTTGCAGTGGCCGCGGTGCCAACAGCGTTGCCTGCGGTGGTGACTATTGCCTTGAGTGTCGGGGTGAAACGGCTGCTCAGGAAAAAAGCCCTGGTAAGAAAACTCTCATCGGTGGAAACCCTTGGCAGCTGCGATGTGATCTGTACGGACAAGACCGGCACCCTCACCGAGAACAAGATGACCGTTCGCCGCGCCTGGACGCTGGATGGCGAAGCCTTAATTACCGGCGCCGGATATGATCCGCAGGGGGAATTGTCCGTTCCACTTGATTCGCTTCTTTTTCAGATTGGTCTGGTCTGCAATAATGCGACCTTGCGTAAAAAAGATGCAGGGTGGGTGATAACCGGCGATCCGACTGAGGCGGCCTTGCTGGTGAGCGCCCGCAAGGCAGGGGTCGATCTTGAGGTGCAACGCGAAGATGAGCTGCCCTTTGATTCCGACCGCAAACTCATGAGTGTGCTGGCAACTTTAGAAAATCGACAGCGCATGTTCGTCAAGGGGGCCCCGGATCAGATCCTCAAGAAATGCACCCACGTCCTGATCAACCGCGAGAGCGTTGAGATCACTGATCAATTCCGTGAACAGGTAATGCAGCAGAATGACCGCTTCGCTTCCGATGCCATGCGGGTACTGTCGTTTGCCTGTAAGGAGATCAATGCAGGTGCTGATTTTATTGAGGAGAATCTGATTTTTGTCGGTCTTCAGGCAATGATCGACCCGCCGCGTCCCGATGTGATCGAGTCCATAAAAAAGACCAAGCTTGCAGGAATCAGGACGATCATGATTACCGGTGATTATAAGGAAACCGCCAAGGCAATCGGTCTCGAGATCGGCATTACCGGCAAGGTGCTCACCGGCGATGAGCTGGATTCCATGGATGATGCGGCACTGGCTAGCGCCTTGAAGGATGAGACCAATATTTTTGCACGGGTGATTCCGGAGCATAAGCAGAGAATAGTAGGTCTGCTCCAGCAGGACGGCCATGTGGTGGCGATGACCGGCGATGGGGTAAATGATGCACCGGCGCTTAAAAAAGCGAATATCGGAGTAGCCGTGGGCAGCGGTACCGAAGTTGCCAAAGAAGCGGCTGATTTCGTGCTCCTCGATGACAGTTTTTCGCATATCGTCAATGCCATTGAGGAGGGCCGGGGGATTTATGACAATATCCAGAAATCCATCATGCTGCTGCTCTCCGGTAATCTCGGCGAGGTCTTGATAATTTTTCTGGCGGTGATTTTCGGACTCAATCTGCCGCTGACCGCAATCCTTCTCCTGTGGATCAATATGGTCACCGACGGCGCTCCGGCCCTTGCCTATAGCGTCGATCCCTACGGGGAAAAAATTATGCACAGGAAACCCAAGCCGAGAAGTGAAGGGATTCTGCCATTGCGGCATCTGGTCTTGATCGGCGTCCTCGGGGTTATCGGCACAATCATTGCCCTGTTGATCTTTATCCGGTTCGGCGGTGCTGCGGGGTCCGACGAGCTGATTCTCGGCCAGACCATGGTGTTCAATTTTGTTGTTTTGTATGAAGTGATTCTGGTTTTTGTGATTCGCACAGGATATCAGGTGCCATTTTTTTCAAACCCATGGATCTGGGCATCGGTTGTTTTTTCCATCGCCCTGCAGGCACTCCTCATGTACACACCGCTGTATTCGCTGTTTAAAATTGTCCCCTTAAGTATTCCGGAGCTTGGCTTTCTGGCTCTCGGCGGATGTGCATTCTACGTTGGTTTTCTGATTTACCATTATGCTGTTTCACCATTGCTATTCGGGCGGCGCGGTTTTTAA
- a CDS encoding lysophospholipid acyltransferase family protein, with protein sequence MPNKTLHKRIRDDLFYLLILFQVKLLRLLPRTIAMGIMRTMGRLLFCTARRAKKRTIKHLTMAFGDEKTPEEIQNLARGVFLHFTSALADIIRMPNLLKSGLDELITAEGIENLDAALSGGKGAMMITAHFGNWELLGAWLAKNGYPMSVVGTSLYDPRLDKIIVETRKLAGNNFIARGKDTREIIRWLKKGKLIGMLIDQDTKVRGVFVDFFGKPTYTPTGAAELARKFKLPIVPIFMRMNDDFTYHIECGKALHQNYSDDPEQDIIDITQKCSDTYEEIIRRHPTQWVWMHQRWKTTPENPIP encoded by the coding sequence ATGCCGAACAAGACATTACATAAAAGAATCAGGGACGACCTGTTCTACCTGCTGATTCTCTTCCAGGTAAAACTGCTGAGGCTCCTGCCCAGAACAATCGCCATGGGAATCATGCGGACAATGGGGCGTCTTCTTTTTTGCACTGCACGACGGGCAAAAAAAAGAACCATCAAACATCTCACCATGGCCTTTGGAGACGAAAAAACACCCGAAGAGATACAGAATCTCGCCCGAGGGGTTTTTCTCCACTTCACCTCAGCGCTGGCTGACATAATCCGTATGCCGAACCTCCTGAAATCAGGCCTTGATGAATTAATTACTGCAGAAGGGATTGAAAACCTCGATGCGGCCTTGTCAGGTGGCAAGGGCGCCATGATGATCACCGCCCATTTCGGCAACTGGGAACTGCTCGGTGCCTGGCTTGCCAAGAACGGCTATCCCATGAGTGTTGTCGGCACATCGCTTTATGACCCGCGCCTGGATAAAATTATCGTCGAAACCCGAAAACTGGCGGGCAACAACTTTATCGCGCGGGGGAAAGATACCCGGGAGATTATCCGCTGGCTCAAAAAAGGCAAACTCATCGGCATGCTCATTGACCAGGACACCAAGGTCCGGGGAGTTTTTGTTGATTTTTTCGGGAAACCAACTTACACCCCCACCGGTGCCGCTGAACTGGCCCGAAAATTCAAATTGCCCATTGTGCCGATATTCATGCGCATGAATGATGATTTCACTTATCATATCGAATGCGGCAAAGCCCTGCACCAGAACTACTCCGATGATCCGGAGCAGGATATCATTGACATTACACAGAAATGCTCCGATACTTATGAAGAAATTATTCGCAGACATCCAACACAATGGGTATGGATGCATCAACGGTGGAAAACAACCCCCGAGAATCCCATCCCCTGA
- a CDS encoding metallophosphoesterase, whose product MKTAVISDIHGNLEAFREVLKDIDLQGVARIVCLGDTIGYGPEPEESVQLLRDRRIISVMGNHEMAIISPGYMKRLNESTRKSLRITETLISESTVRYCRTLPHAMVRWGARFVHGSPPGSVTRYMFSPSTEELKRAFDAFEKPLCFVGHTHNLAIFCSAGDEFSGNIDMGKFQLEQGRRYIVNVGSVGQPRDGDNHAKYVIWDAEANSVDVRYVPYDIKVTVDKILALGFPDYNATRLW is encoded by the coding sequence ATGAAAACGGCAGTTATTTCAGACATCCACGGCAACCTCGAAGCGTTTCGCGAAGTGCTCAAGGATATTGATCTGCAGGGAGTTGCCCGCATCGTCTGCCTGGGCGATACCATCGGCTATGGCCCTGAGCCGGAAGAATCGGTGCAATTATTGCGGGACAGAAGGATCATCTCAGTCATGGGTAACCATGAAATGGCGATAATCAGTCCCGGCTACATGAAAAGGCTCAATGAAAGCACCAGGAAATCCCTAAGGATTACAGAAACACTGATTTCCGAATCAACCGTTCGTTATTGCAGGACATTGCCCCATGCCATGGTGCGATGGGGGGCCCGCTTTGTCCATGGTTCACCGCCGGGTTCTGTGACCAGGTATATGTTTTCCCCCTCAACAGAGGAACTCAAGCGAGCTTTTGATGCATTTGAAAAACCGTTGTGCTTTGTCGGTCACACCCACAATCTGGCTATTTTTTGTTCGGCAGGCGATGAATTTTCTGGAAATATTGATATGGGAAAATTTCAGCTTGAACAAGGCCGGCGATATATCGTTAATGTCGGCAGTGTCGGCCAGCCTCGGGACGGTGATAATCATGCGAAATATGTCATTTGGGATGCGGAGGCAAACAGTGTTGATGTGCGATATGTGCCTTATGACATCAAGGTGACGGTAGATAAGATTCTCGCTTTGGGATTTCCGGATTATAACGCCACAAGACTCTGGTAG
- a CDS encoding lasso peptide biosynthesis protein, with the protein MKTRLWILKETLVAACKVYISNRLGSNRWIPLPEVIVQEGDIPSGYIDAVVQRIDRVIRFVARNTGHLCLYLGYARAVVLRKLGTEAILNIGLNNCSAGKKIEGHCWLSINDRVVYEDKDQHLLYPLKMGASADSATTYWIGQADEELLIHRLKKG; encoded by the coding sequence GTGAAGACGCGACTCTGGATATTAAAGGAAACCCTGGTTGCTGCCTGTAAGGTTTATATTTCCAACCGGCTTGGCAGTAATCGTTGGATCCCCTTGCCGGAGGTCATCGTTCAAGAGGGCGACATTCCTTCCGGATATATTGATGCGGTTGTTCAGCGGATTGACCGGGTTATTCGTTTTGTCGCTCGAAATACCGGTCATCTTTGTCTGTATCTTGGGTATGCCAGGGCAGTCGTTCTGCGTAAATTGGGTACGGAAGCGATATTGAATATCGGCCTTAATAATTGTTCGGCCGGTAAAAAAATCGAGGGGCATTGCTGGCTGTCGATCAATGACCGTGTGGTCTATGAGGATAAAGATCAGCACCTCCTTTATCCGCTGAAGATGGGCGCCAGCGCCGACTCTGCGACAACCTACTGGATAGGCCAGGCGGATGAAGAGCTGTTGATCCACCGGCTTAAAAAAGGCTGA
- a CDS encoding radical SAM protein produces the protein MKGAASMRLDGNEKSLNPGAGRGEGYRVAADSVDVHIRKTMVRDLAARGNDAMPALIRLLAGDCEISAQEAIRGLFALIPWAALPERRVDDSPLPAGPHSLIPEWIFRSSAKIEGRDGFVEICIDAVEQLDDDRAGRFHSRMFNFLGAIRQYEQRLKKRGLDRQLQQFTGMAGQLKKKQFPSQVCFSPTLRCQLNCPYCISAGTGVEKARQDPSKDVVEKFLDWVAGQGITLLGLSGGEPTLYGELPAILDYSAGLGLDLYLASNGLFPAGIAEALVKRHPVSVTLHLTVETINQPALLKRYKENARRLVENKINTALRCNLFTLGDNPARYAEIAQELGISEVRTAVPMPNAQRGNTFIRPETLEYYSGLLVILTRECVERGLIPQLVKPFPLCLLPEKTASILLHSGSYNINCPIHFNNYRNNIVVNPDFSFLPCLGLSFMNRKVIYEYETIEDAAASFPARIEPLLNKPLFEHCSACPLWKGSRCVGACLSYRASQRASGEE, from the coding sequence GTGAAAGGAGCAGCGAGCATGCGGCTTGACGGCAATGAAAAATCCTTAAATCCCGGCGCGGGAAGGGGAGAGGGATATCGGGTTGCCGCTGACTCCGTTGATGTCCACATTCGGAAAACAATGGTCCGCGATCTGGCTGCCAGGGGCAATGATGCCATGCCGGCGCTGATTCGTCTGCTGGCCGGTGACTGCGAGATATCTGCCCAGGAAGCCATACGAGGGCTTTTTGCATTGATTCCCTGGGCGGCGCTTCCGGAGCGCCGGGTGGATGATTCGCCGCTCCCAGCCGGGCCGCATTCATTGATTCCGGAATGGATTTTCAGAAGCTCTGCGAAAATTGAGGGGCGCGATGGTTTTGTTGAAATATGCATTGATGCCGTCGAACAACTGGATGATGACCGGGCCGGTCGTTTTCATTCAAGGATGTTTAATTTTCTCGGGGCAATCAGGCAATATGAACAAAGGCTGAAGAAGCGGGGGCTGGATCGGCAATTACAGCAATTCACCGGGATGGCGGGTCAGCTGAAAAAAAAGCAGTTTCCTTCCCAGGTTTGTTTTTCGCCGACCCTTCGTTGTCAGCTCAACTGCCCCTATTGTATATCCGCCGGAACCGGAGTCGAAAAGGCAAGGCAGGATCCCTCAAAGGATGTAGTTGAAAAATTTTTGGACTGGGTTGCCGGGCAGGGCATTACCCTGCTCGGGCTTTCAGGCGGGGAGCCGACCCTGTATGGCGAACTCCCGGCAATCCTTGATTATTCCGCCGGCTTAGGACTCGATCTCTACCTCGCCTCAAACGGTCTTTTCCCTGCCGGGATTGCTGAAGCATTGGTAAAACGCCATCCGGTCTCAGTGACCCTGCATCTTACGGTGGAAACCATCAACCAGCCAGCTCTTCTTAAACGCTATAAGGAAAATGCCCGAAGACTTGTTGAAAACAAAATCAATACCGCCTTGCGATGCAACCTTTTCACCCTTGGCGACAACCCGGCCCGTTATGCTGAAATTGCCCAGGAACTGGGGATCTCCGAAGTAAGAACTGCGGTGCCCATGCCCAATGCGCAGCGCGGCAATACCTTTATCCGGCCCGAAACCCTTGAATACTACAGTGGATTGCTGGTAATCCTTACCCGGGAATGCGTCGAACGGGGTTTGATTCCGCAACTGGTAAAGCCTTTTCCTCTATGCCTGCTTCCGGAAAAAACCGCTTCAATCCTGCTGCACAGCGGTTCATACAATATCAACTGCCCCATTCATTTTAACAATTACCGGAATAATATTGTTGTTAATCCGGATTTTTCCTTTCTTCCCTGTCTGGGCTTAAGCTTTATGAACCGGAAGGTGATTTACGAATACGAGACCATTGAGGATGCCGCAGCGTCCTTCCCGGCCCGGATAGAACCGCTGCTTAATAAGCCCTTGTTCGAGCACTGTTCGGCCTGTCCTTTATGGAAGGGTTCGCGGTGCGTCGGCGCCTGTCTGAGTTACCGGGCTTCACAACGAGCCTCTGGGGAAGAATGA
- a CDS encoding PqqD family protein: MSNTSDGGNGFKINEELTWRDVDDQMVVLHLPTGKYYTFNEIGRVIWLSLTENKAEEEIIKIIIKEYEVSPEQAQKDIDHFIAGLSASALVTRE; encoded by the coding sequence ATGAGCAATACTAGCGACGGTGGAAACGGTTTTAAGATTAATGAGGAGCTCACCTGGAGGGATGTGGACGATCAGATGGTGGTCCTGCATCTTCCAACCGGTAAGTATTACACCTTTAATGAGATCGGCCGGGTTATCTGGTTGTCGTTGACTGAGAACAAAGCCGAGGAAGAGATAATTAAAATAATCATCAAGGAATATGAAGTTTCTCCGGAGCAGGCCCAAAAGGATATTGACCATTTTATTGCCGGGTTGAGCGCCAGCGCTCTTGTCACCCGGGAGTAA
- a CDS encoding nucleotidyltransferase family protein, translating to MRKSLSAFIRQQGAPEIHQDRINWHSLNALVRSRHLEGIFSSMFTPGEMPSSLTGEWFGARMQYLAQGTLKLKVATRIFGWLEAAGIPAVAMRGLSLAQRIYADISFRPMHDIDLLVRPADCERLFAVMREAGFEPVNFFRSQYVYRIEGITVEIHWSLLTNKRYREKICADEFVQARLPHETPEGLIFRLPDDKEIIGLITHAFIHHELDEIQALVDIGYFLRRQDLDWESVVSFCRKARLSKMAHFTLAFIAGFFELDRDDILKKFNLPPVPEKMLQTFENKLFSGISLIDYLQTKRALFYVAEDLPVILREMLRLFSKRNIVVFADLLKKTVFKRFKTLPVRLK from the coding sequence GTGAGAAAATCACTCTCCGCCTTTATCCGGCAGCAGGGGGCACCTGAAATCCATCAGGACCGGATCAACTGGCATTCGTTGAATGCTCTTGTGCGTTCCCGGCACCTGGAAGGGATATTTTCATCGATGTTTACCCCGGGTGAAATGCCGTCGTCCCTTACCGGAGAATGGTTTGGTGCACGAATGCAGTACCTGGCGCAGGGGACGCTGAAACTGAAAGTCGCAACCCGGATTTTTGGGTGGCTTGAGGCGGCTGGGATCCCGGCGGTGGCGATGCGCGGACTTTCTCTTGCGCAGCGGATTTATGCGGATATTTCGTTCAGGCCCATGCATGACATTGATCTTTTGGTCCGGCCGGCGGATTGCGAACGGCTGTTTGCGGTCATGAGAGAGGCAGGGTTCGAGCCGGTTAATTTTTTTCGCAGTCAGTATGTTTACCGGATTGAAGGGATCACTGTTGAGATTCATTGGTCGCTGCTGACTAATAAACGATACCGGGAAAAGATCTGCGCCGACGAGTTTGTGCAGGCAAGGCTGCCCCATGAAACCCCGGAGGGGCTCATCTTCAGGCTTCCTGATGACAAAGAGATTATCGGTCTCATCACCCATGCCTTTATACACCATGAGCTTGATGAAATTCAGGCGCTTGTTGATATAGGGTATTTTTTAAGGCGCCAAGATCTGGACTGGGAATCGGTTGTGAGCTTTTGCCGGAAGGCGCGGCTGTCAAAGATGGCGCATTTTACCCTGGCGTTTATTGCTGGGTTTTTTGAACTTGACCGGGATGACATTCTGAAAAAATTCAATCTGCCCCCGGTGCCTGAAAAGATGCTGCAGACGTTTGAAAACAAGCTCTTTTCAGGGATATCCCTGATTGATTATCTGCAGACCAAGCGCGCCCTGTTCTACGTTGCCGAAGATCTGCCGGTAATACTTCGGGAGATGCTTCGGCTGTTTTCGAAACGCAACATCGTTGTTTTTGCCGATCTGCTTAAAAAAACCGTATTCAAACGTTTTAAGACTTTACCGGTCAGGTTGAAATAA